In Thermococcus sp., the sequence GATGCAGAGGAAGAAACTTCCAACCAAACATAAGTTGACCAAGGAAGAGGGTATCGTCTTCGCTATGGAAGAGTTCAAAATCCAGATGGAGGGATTGTGAGATGGCGAAGGCTGACTACAACAAGAGGAAGCCTAGGAAGTTCGGGAAGGGCGCGAGAAGGTGCATGCGCTGTGGCCAGTACGGGCCGGTGATCAGGATTCATGGCCTAATGCTCTGCAGGCACTGCTTTAGAGAGATAGCCCCCAAGCTGGGCTTTAAGAAGTACGAGTGAGGTGAGAGGAGATGACTTTGCTTGATCCGCTGGCGAACGCTCTCTCCCACATAACCAACAGCGAGAGGGTCGGAAAGAACGAGGTCTACCTCAAGCCGGCCTCAAAGCTCATGGGAGATGTCCTCAGGGTTATGCAGGAGAACGGTTATATAGGCGAGTTCGAATTCATTGACGACGGAAGGGCCGGCATCTACAGGGTGCAGCTCATAGGCAAGATAAACAAGGCTGGGGCAATAAAGCCACGCTTCCCAGTTAAAGCTAGGGAGTACGAGACCTGGGAGAAAAGGTTTCTTCCGGCTTTCGAGTTCGGTATCCTCATAGTCTCGACCTCCCAGGGTGTCATGACCCACAAAGAGGCAATCGAGAAGGGAATCGGCGGCAGATTGATAGCCTACGTATATTAGCGAGGTGAGAGAGATGCCGATAGACGCGTGGGTAAGGGAAGAGGTTGAGATTCCAGAGGGAGTCGAGGTCACCGTTGAGGGAAACACCGTCAGGGTCAAGGGTCCCAAGGGCGAGCTTGAGAGGGAGTTCAGCTATCCAGGGATTAGGATATCCACAGTGGACGGCAGGGTCGTTGTTTTCAAGGAGTTCCCGAGGAAAAAAGACATAGCCATAGCCAGAACCTTCAAGGCCCACATAGCCAACATGGTAAAAGGTGTCACTGAGGGCTTCACCTATAAGCTCAAGGCCGTCTACAGTCACTTCCCCATGACCATAAAAGTTCAGGGAGATACAGTGCTTGTGGAGAACTTTCTCGGTGAGAAGAACCCGAGGAGGGCCAAGATACTCCCTGGAGTTACCGTTAGAGTCATGGGTCAGGAAGTCATCGTTGAGGGCATAGACAGAGAGGCAGTCGGTCAAACCGCCGCGAACATCGAGCAATCCACCAGGATAACCAAGTGGGACAGGCGTGTCTTTCAGGATGGAGTTTACATCGTTGAGAAGGCTGGCAAGCCAATAAAGTTCTGAGGTGTGAGAAATGAACGAGAAGGCGAGACTCCTTAGGATACGGGCCAGGATCAAGAGGAAGAAACCGAGGTTCCTTCGTCAGGAGTGGTGGCGCTATCCTAAATTCAAGAACAACCCGAAGTGGCGCAGGCCAAAGGGAATCGACAGCAAGATGAGACTCAAGAAGAAGGGGAAGGCCCGCTCCCCGAGCATCGGTTGGAGTTCCCCCAAGGCCGTCCGCGGTCTTCACCCAAGCGGCTACGAGGAGGTTCTCGTCCACAACGTGGGGGAGATAGAGACCATCGACCCGAACAGGCAGGCGGCTAGGATAGCCAGAACTGTCGGCGCGAGGAAGAGAGAAGCCATGCTCGCCAAGGCCAAGGAGCTTGGAGTGAAGGTACTCAACCCGTGAGGTGAGACTCATGCTCAAAATGCAGAGAAGGATTGCCGCTGACCTTTTGAAATGTGGTGAGAACAGGGTCTGGATAGACCCCGAGAAGATAGATGACGTGGCCGCCGCGATAACTAGGGAGGACATCAAAAGGCTCATCAACGATGGCGTCATAAAGAAGAAGCCCATCAAAGGCCAGAGCAGGGCAAGGGCAAGGATCTTTCAGGAGGCCAGGAAGAAGGGCCGTCACAGGGGCCCCGGAAGCAAGAAAGGCAAGAAGACCGCAAGGATGGGCAAGAAGGAGCGCTGGATGATGACCATAAGAGCCCTCAGAAAGGAATTGAGAACGCTCAAGGCCGATGGCAAGCTCGACGAGCACACCTACAGGAAGCTCTACATCAGGGCCAAGGGCGGCCAGTTCAAAAACAAGAGGCAGCTCTACATGTTCATACAGGAGCACGACATCTTGAAGGAGTGAGGTGAGAGAGATGGCACACGGACCGAGGTATAGGGTTCCGTTCAGAAGGAGGAGAGAGGGTAAGACTAACTATCATAAGAGGCTCGCCCTCCTCAAGTCTGGCAAGCCTAGGCTTGTCGTGAGGAAGACCCTCAACCACCACGTAGCTCAGATAGTCGTTTACGATCCTAAAGGTGACAGGACGATCGTTTCAGCCCATACAAGGGAGCTCATGAGGGATTTCGGCTGGAAGGGCCATGGCGGCAACACACCGTCTGCTTACCTGCTCGGTCTCCTCATAGGATACAAGGCCAAGAATGCTGGCATCGGGGAAGTCATCCTCGACATAGGCATTCACCCACCGATCAGAGGTTCGAGCATCTTCGCGGTTCTCAAGGGTGCCGTTGACGCTGGCCTAAACGTCCCGCACAGTGAGGAGATATACCCGGAGGACTACAGGATAAATGGCGAGCACGTGGCGAACTACGCCAAGACCCTTAAGGAAGAGGACGAGAGCCTCTACAGGAAGCAGTTTGGTGGATACCTCGTCAGGGGTCTTGAGCCCGAGAAACTCCCCGAGCACTTTGAAGAGGTTAAGGCCAGGATAATCGAGAAGTTTGAGGGGGCGAGAGAATGAGCGACCCGAGAGAGATGGCCCAGCGCGTTCTTGAGGAGTGGGAGCCGAGGACCAAGCTCGGCATACTCGTCAAGGAGGGTCAGATAACTGACATTCACGAGATATTCAGGAAGGGTTACCAGATAAAGGAGCCTGAGATCGTCGACGTCCTCCTTCCGGAGGTCAACATGAGGGAGAATCAGGAAGTGCTCGACATCGCATTAACCGTCAGGATGACCGACAGTGGTAGGAGGATCCGCTTCAGGGTTCTCGCGGCAGTTGGCAACAGGGACGGCTATGTCGGCCTTGGAATCGGCCACGGTAAGGAGGTTGGAATAGCCATCAGGAAAGCCATCAACTACGCCAAGATGGACATCATCGAGATCAAGCGCGGTTGCGGTTCATGGGAGTGCAGATGCAGGAGGCCGCACTCGATTCCCTTCGCCGTTGAAGGCAAGGAGGGAAGCGTCCGCGTCAAGCTCATGCCCGGGCCTCGTGGCCTTGGACTGGTCATTGGTGACGTCGGCAAGAAGATACTCAGCCTAGCAGGTGTCCAGGATGTCTGGTCTCAGACCCTCGGTGAGACCAGGACCACCGTTAACTTCGCCAGGGCGGTCTTCAACGCGCTCTACAACACCAACAGCGTTGCGGTTAAGCCTGAGGACATCGAGCGCTACGGCATAGTCGTTGGCAGGGAGATGCCGACAGACTTCCAGGTTGAGTGAGGTGAGAGGAGATGGTCAAGTTAGCGCTCATTAGGCTTAGGAGCGGGATAAGGGCGAAGGGGGAAGTGAGGGATACCCTTGCCATGCTCCGCCTTCATAGGATAAACCATCTCGTCCTTGTCGATGACACCCCGAGCTACGAGGGGATGGTTCAGAAGGTCAAGGACTACATAACTTGGGGCGAAATTAACAAGGAGACCCTTGCAGAGCTTATAAAGAAGCGTGGCAGGCTCATTGGAAACAGACCGGTAACCGAGGATTACATCAAGGAGAAGCTTGGAATGACCATTGACGAGTTTGCTGAGAAGGTCGTCAACGGCGAGATGAAGCTCACAGACCTTCCCAACTTTAAACCTGTCTTCAGGCTCCACCCGCCGAGGGGCGGCCTCAGGGGAACCAAGAAGCACAGCTTTAAAGAGGGTGGAGCACTCGGCTACCGCGGCGATGAGATAAACGGACTCATTGAGAGAATGCTGTGAGGTGGCGAGAGATGATAAGGAGAAAGAGGAAGGTTAGAAAGCTCCGCGGGAGTCACACTCACGGATGGGGCTGCAAGAAGAAGCATCGTGGCGGCGGAAGCAAGGGAGGTAAGGGAATGGCAGGAACCGGAAAGAGGAAGAACACCAAGTGGACATGGATCATCAGGTACGCCCCTGACCACCTTGGCAAGCGCGGCTTCCACAGACCCAAGGCAGTTCAGTACACCCCGAACGTTATCAACCTCAGCGACATCGACGAGAACCTCCAGCTATTCCTCGATGCGGGCATTGCCTACGAAGAAGATGGAAGGATAATCGTTGATACCACACAGCTAGGAGTTGACAAGGTTCTCGGCTCAGGAAAGCTAACCAAGCCACTCGTGGTCAAGGCTTACTACGTCACCCCCAAGGCTGAGGAGAAGATTAAGGCCATTAGCGGCGAGGTTCTCCTCGCCTGATTCCTTTTAATTTAACTTTTGGTGGGTGTTAATCATGGGGAAGACAAGGGACATGATCTATGCCATAGAAAGGTACTTCCCTGAGGTTGAGAGGCCCAAGCGGCACGTTCCCCTCAAGGAGAAGTTCATGTGGACCGGGATCGTTCTGCTATTGTACTTTGTGCTCGCAGAGATTCCCATTTATGGGATGCCGAAGAACATCCAAGACTACTTTGCCACACTAAGGTTTGTCCTTGCCGGGAGAAACGGTTCCCTTCTGACCCTGGGTATCGGTCCAATTGTTACCGCGAGTATAATCATGCAACTTCTCGTCGGTTCTGAAATTGTTCACCTTGATCTCTCAAATCCCGAGGACAGAAGGTTTTACCAGGCCACTCAGAAGCTCTTTGCGGTCTTCATGAGCTTCTTTGAAGCGGCCATATACGTCTTCGCCGGGGCATTTGGTAGGGTGGACACGGGCATCGGCTCCTTTCAGACTATCACCACTCCGGAGGGTGCCGTCTTCATTGGAATAGGTCTGGGGATACTCATAATACTCCAGCTCGGCTTCGCTTCCACCATGTTAATCCTCCTCGATGAACTTGTGAGTAAGTGGGGTATTGGGAGTGGTATCAGCCTCTTCATTGCCGCCGGCGTCTCTCAGCAGGTCATCGTCAAGTCCCTCAATCCCTTCACCACCAATCAATACATCGATCCCCTAACGGGTGGACCCGCTATTGTTGGTGCCATCCCTGCGTTCATACAGCATCTCATTCACGGCGACCTAACGGGGGCGATATACAGGGGGCCCCTGCCAGATATGTTAGACCTCACCGCGACGATAATAGTCTTCCTCATCGTAGTGTACCTCGAGAGCATGCGCGTCGAGATACCCCTCAGCTATGGCCGCGTTACGGTCCGTGGCAGGTACCCGATAAGGTTTATGTACGTCAGCAACATACCGATAATCCTTACGTTGGCCCTCTACGCCAATGTTCAGCTATGGGCGAGACTCCTCAACAACTACGGCTACACATGGCTCGGGACGTTCGATCAACATGGAAATCCGGTAAGCGGTCTTGTCACCTACCTCTACCCACCGATGGATATCTACCACGTCATGGCCGACCCGGGTAGGGCATTGGTTTATGCCCTCATGACAATCGTATGGGCGTTGATATTCGGGTTCCTATGGGTTGAGCTGACGGGCCTTGATGCCAAGAGTATAGCGAAACAGCTTCAGAATGCTGGACTGCAGATACCTGGATTCAGGAGGGATCCAAGGATACTGGAGAGGGTGCTCAACAGGTACATTCCCTACGTTACGTTCTGGGGTTCGTTCACCCTGGCAATAGTTGCAGTGCTCGCAGACTTCCTGGGGGCTCTTGGAACGGGAACTGGAATCCTCCTTACGGTGGGCATACTCTACAGGTTCTACGAGGAGATAGCAAGGGAGCAGGCGACAGAGATGTTCCCAGCGTTGAGGAAGTTCTTCAGCAAGTGATTTCCTTTTTTTACAAAACCTTTTAAACCCGTCCGTTTACTTCCTCCAGAAGCCTTCCTGGGTGAGCGTGATGCCGTTTGTCGTCATGATAACTGGTATTCCCGGGGTCGGTAAGAGCACTATCACAAAACTCTCCCTCAAAAAAGCCCGGGTCAAGTTCAGGCTGGTGAACTTCGGCGATCTAATGTTCGAGGAAGCAGTTAAGGCAGGCTTAGTTAAGCACAGGGATGAGATGAGGAAGCTTAACCCTGGCGTCCAGAAGGAACTCCAGATAAAAGCTGCGAGGAGAATCGTTGAGATGTCTCAGAGTGAACCAGTGCTCATAGACACTCATGCGACCATAAGAACCCCAGTCGGCTACCTGCTTGGCTTCCCCAGGGAGGTTATTGAGGTCATAAACCCGAACTTCATAGTCATAATTGAAGCCACTCCAAGTGAGATACTCGGTAGGCGTCTCCGCGATCTGAAACGTGACAGGGACGTTGAAACGGAGGAGCAGATACAGAGGCACCAGGATCTGAACCGTGCGGCTGCGGTTAGCTACGCAATGCATTCACGGGCCCTTGTTAAGATAATTGAGAACCACGAGGATAAGGGCCTTGAGGAGGCCGTTAATGAGCTTGTTGGAGTACTTGATCTGGCGGTGGGAGAGTATGTTTGAGGGAATATACAGTTTCCTTGACGGCATATTTGGGCCACTCATACAGGCGTACAGCCCGATAGTGGTCATTACAATAGCGGGCATAATACTCGGTGCTTTATTCACCCTTTTGAACTACTTCTTTGTTGACCAGGAGAAGGCGAAACTCCTTCAAAAGAAAAGCAAGGAGTTTCAGAAGAAGTACCGTGAGGCCCAAAAAGCAAAGGATGAGAAGAAGCTCAAAAAGCTTCAGCAAGAACAAATGGAGCTTATGAAGCTCCAGAGCGAGGTAATGAAGGATAGCATGCTCAAGGTTTCCCTGCTCACCCTCCCCATCTTTTGGATATTCTGGGGATGGCTCAAGAGATGGTACGTTGAGGTGGGCATAGTCAAATCCCCCTTCAACTTCTTCCTCTTTGACTGGTTCCACAAGATGTACCATTCGGCCCTTCCAGCAAACGAGCTGGGCTACCTTGGATGGTACATGCTTACCTCAATGGCCGTCGGTTATATCCTTAGAAAACTCCTCGATATGAGTTAAATTTAAAAATGCTCCCTTTAAAGGAAAGCCGAGGTGAGAGCATGAAGCCGATGTACAGGTCAAGGTCATGGAAGAGGAAGTACGTTCGCACTCCGAGCGGAAGGACGGTCATACACTTTGAGAGAGAGAAACCTAAGGTTGCCCACTGTGCCATGTGCGGAAGGCCGCTCAACGGCACCCCACGCGGAAGACCGAGCCAGCTCAGGAAGCTCCCGAAGACTGCCAAGAGGCCGGAGAGGCCCTACCCGAACCTATGCCCGAGTTGCATGAGGAAGGTCATGAAGGCCCAGATCAGGGCCGGCATTGCCATATGAAGGTGTGTTCCAATGCCAAGGGGCTGCCTCGTTATAACGGTCAGCGGCTTGGCCGGTTCGGGGACCACAACCCTCTGCCGGAACCTCGCCAAGCACTACAACTTCAAGCACATCTATGCGGGTTTAATCTTCCGTCAGATGGCGAAGGAGACGGGGATGACCCTGCAGGAGTTTCAGGAGTACGCGGAGCTTCACCCCGAGGTGGATCGTGAGGTTGATAGGAGGCAAATTGAGGCAGCCAATGAGTGTAACGTCGTTATTGAGGGTCGCCTTGCCGGCTGGATGGTCAAGGAGGCTGACCTTAGAATATGGCTTGACGCGCCCATAATGGAGCGCGCGAAGAGGGTTGCCCGTAGGGAGGGCATCTCCATCGAGGAGGCCTTCGTTCAGATTGCCGAGCGTGAGAAGGGCAACAGGAAAA encodes:
- a CDS encoding 30S ribosomal protein S14, translating into MAKADYNKRKPRKFGKGARRCMRCGQYGPVIRIHGLMLCRHCFREIAPKLGFKKYE
- a CDS encoding 30S ribosomal protein S8, which gives rise to MTLLDPLANALSHITNSERVGKNEVYLKPASKLMGDVLRVMQENGYIGEFEFIDDGRAGIYRVQLIGKINKAGAIKPRFPVKAREYETWEKRFLPAFEFGILIVSTSQGVMTHKEAIEKGIGGRLIAYVY
- a CDS encoding 50S ribosomal protein L6, producing the protein MPIDAWVREEVEIPEGVEVTVEGNTVRVKGPKGELEREFSYPGIRISTVDGRVVVFKEFPRKKDIAIARTFKAHIANMVKGVTEGFTYKLKAVYSHFPMTIKVQGDTVLVENFLGEKNPRRAKILPGVTVRVMGQEVIVEGIDREAVGQTAANIEQSTRITKWDRRVFQDGVYIVEKAGKPIKF
- a CDS encoding 50S ribosomal protein L32e; the protein is MNEKARLLRIRARIKRKKPRFLRQEWWRYPKFKNNPKWRRPKGIDSKMRLKKKGKARSPSIGWSSPKAVRGLHPSGYEEVLVHNVGEIETIDPNRQAARIARTVGARKREAMLAKAKELGVKVLNP
- a CDS encoding 50S ribosomal protein L19e → MLKMQRRIAADLLKCGENRVWIDPEKIDDVAAAITREDIKRLINDGVIKKKPIKGQSRARARIFQEARKKGRHRGPGSKKGKKTARMGKKERWMMTIRALRKELRTLKADGKLDEHTYRKLYIRAKGGQFKNKRQLYMFIQEHDILKE
- a CDS encoding 50S ribosomal protein L18 — encoded protein: MAHGPRYRVPFRRRREGKTNYHKRLALLKSGKPRLVVRKTLNHHVAQIVVYDPKGDRTIVSAHTRELMRDFGWKGHGGNTPSAYLLGLLIGYKAKNAGIGEVILDIGIHPPIRGSSIFAVLKGAVDAGLNVPHSEEIYPEDYRINGEHVANYAKTLKEEDESLYRKQFGGYLVRGLEPEKLPEHFEEVKARIIEKFEGARE
- the rpsE gene encoding 30S ribosomal protein S5 — translated: MSDPREMAQRVLEEWEPRTKLGILVKEGQITDIHEIFRKGYQIKEPEIVDVLLPEVNMRENQEVLDIALTVRMTDSGRRIRFRVLAAVGNRDGYVGLGIGHGKEVGIAIRKAINYAKMDIIEIKRGCGSWECRCRRPHSIPFAVEGKEGSVRVKLMPGPRGLGLVIGDVGKKILSLAGVQDVWSQTLGETRTTVNFARAVFNALYNTNSVAVKPEDIERYGIVVGREMPTDFQVE
- a CDS encoding 50S ribosomal protein L30, which codes for MVKLALIRLRSGIRAKGEVRDTLAMLRLHRINHLVLVDDTPSYEGMVQKVKDYITWGEINKETLAELIKKRGRLIGNRPVTEDYIKEKLGMTIDEFAEKVVNGEMKLTDLPNFKPVFRLHPPRGGLRGTKKHSFKEGGALGYRGDEINGLIERML
- a CDS encoding uL15 family ribosomal protein gives rise to the protein MIRRKRKVRKLRGSHTHGWGCKKKHRGGGSKGGKGMAGTGKRKNTKWTWIIRYAPDHLGKRGFHRPKAVQYTPNVINLSDIDENLQLFLDAGIAYEEDGRIIVDTTQLGVDKVLGSGKLTKPLVVKAYYVTPKAEEKIKAISGEVLLA
- the secY gene encoding preprotein translocase subunit SecY — protein: MGKTRDMIYAIERYFPEVERPKRHVPLKEKFMWTGIVLLLYFVLAEIPIYGMPKNIQDYFATLRFVLAGRNGSLLTLGIGPIVTASIIMQLLVGSEIVHLDLSNPEDRRFYQATQKLFAVFMSFFEAAIYVFAGAFGRVDTGIGSFQTITTPEGAVFIGIGLGILIILQLGFASTMLILLDELVSKWGIGSGISLFIAAGVSQQVIVKSLNPFTTNQYIDPLTGGPAIVGAIPAFIQHLIHGDLTGAIYRGPLPDMLDLTATIIVFLIVVYLESMRVEIPLSYGRVTVRGRYPIRFMYVSNIPIILTLALYANVQLWARLLNNYGYTWLGTFDQHGNPVSGLVTYLYPPMDIYHVMADPGRALVYALMTIVWALIFGFLWVELTGLDAKSIAKQLQNAGLQIPGFRRDPRILERVLNRYIPYVTFWGSFTLAIVAVLADFLGALGTGTGILLTVGILYRFYEEIAREQATEMFPALRKFFSK
- a CDS encoding adenylate kinase yields the protein MPFVVMITGIPGVGKSTITKLSLKKARVKFRLVNFGDLMFEEAVKAGLVKHRDEMRKLNPGVQKELQIKAARRIVEMSQSEPVLIDTHATIRTPVGYLLGFPREVIEVINPNFIVIIEATPSEILGRRLRDLKRDRDVETEEQIQRHQDLNRAAAVSYAMHSRALVKIIENHEDKGLEEAVNELVGVLDLAVGEYV
- a CDS encoding EMC3/TMCO1 family protein, with protein sequence MFEGIYSFLDGIFGPLIQAYSPIVVITIAGIILGALFTLLNYFFVDQEKAKLLQKKSKEFQKKYREAQKAKDEKKLKKLQQEQMELMKLQSEVMKDSMLKVSLLTLPIFWIFWGWLKRWYVEVGIVKSPFNFFLFDWFHKMYHSALPANELGYLGWYMLTSMAVGYILRKLLDMS
- a CDS encoding 50S ribosomal protein L34e, whose protein sequence is MKPMYRSRSWKRKYVRTPSGRTVIHFEREKPKVAHCAMCGRPLNGTPRGRPSQLRKLPKTAKRPERPYPNLCPSCMRKVMKAQIRAGIAI
- the cmk gene encoding (d)CMP kinase, with product MPRGCLVITVSGLAGSGTTTLCRNLAKHYNFKHIYAGLIFRQMAKETGMTLQEFQEYAELHPEVDREVDRRQIEAANECNVVIEGRLAGWMVKEADLRIWLDAPIMERAKRVARREGISIEEAFVQIAEREKGNRKRYLNLYGIDIDDKSIYDLIINTAHWNPEGVFAIVKAAIDHLYPDGDAGSG